The genomic interval CCGATCAAAAACTCAAGGGAGAGGTAATAAACCCTTTTCTGATTCTTGACGTAATAGCTCTTCTGGGTGCCAATCCACTTTTCCATCATGAAGTCACGGATAGTATAGGCCATGGCCTTGTAGGTATCAAAGGCGCCAGTTCGGTCGGGATCCCGGCCCTGAAAACTGATCAGATGATTCAAGATGGTTTTTTTTATGCCAGGAACATCCTTGGGGTTGAACAGAGAAGTAAATGGGTCTTCATTTTTGACCGGGAGAGATTTCTTCATAAAGGCACCTTGAAAAGAGTAGAGATCTTTGCGGTCTTCACACCATTAAATCAGCAGACACCTTAGCTCTGCACAAATAAATGGCGAAATCCGATAAACATTATCAGTCTGCCACAACCAAATCATTTAGGTCAAGAGAAATAGAGGGATAACTCATCTCCGTTACAGAGATTTTTCTTCCTGACAGCAATAATCACGCACCCAATCCAAGGCCTCGGCCCGAGTCATCTCCGGGGTAACAACCCGTACTTCAAGAAGCCCGTCGAGAATCCTTTTAAAAACAGGGCCAGGTGTAAGGTTGAACTCTTGAATCAGATCATCCCCCGTCAACAGCGGGGCAGCGATTAAAGGCTTGATCTGTCCTTGGTAGGCGGAAAAGACTGTGTCAAAAAGCGCCGCCACCCCTTCTTCCATCCCCATCGGCTTACCAGGCCCCTGACCGGCCAGACTGTCGGCCATGACCAATATAAAGAGTCCAACAAGATCGTCACCGGCAGCCTTGCCGAGTTTGAGGATGGCCTTAGGCGTGACGCCTGTCCGTATCTGGGCGTTCTGAAGATGAAAAGGCCACATGTGCTGCTTTATCATCTGACCAATTCGCCGAGTATCTTCATTACTCAGCCGAAGACGGCGAGCGATATTTAAAAACAACCCAACTCCCACCTCGTCGTGATTATAAAAGGTAATCCTACCCTCTTTATCGTCAGAGGTGATCGTCTTGCCAAGGTCATGAAAAAGGGCGGCATAGTAGAGACGAATTTTCTGCCGTGGCTCTTGCAGATAAAGCATCATTTCATCGGTTAAACTGTGGAAGAAATTTTCAGGAGAGCGGACAATTAACTCTATCTGCCGGAGTGTCTCCAGGCTGTGACCAAAGACATCTAGGTGGTGACTTGATGGTTGCTCCAAACCGATAGCGGATTGAAGCTCAGGCAAAATATGAAACAGGAGTCCGGTCTCGGCCATGCCGGAGATGGACTGATAGGCCAAATTACTAGTCAAGAGCAGATCGAACTCAGCCGCAATCCGTTCGCCGCTAACCTGACGGATCAAATGGGCCTGCCGGATAACCGCTTCGCTCGTATCCTGATCGACGCACCAGTTCAACGCCGCCTGAAATCGATAGGCCCGTATCATCCGCAGAGGATCGGCACTGAAGGCTTGCGGGTAGGCCTGTCGAATCAGTTTGCCGTCAATATCAGCGAGACCATCAAGAGGATCAATAATCCGCCCATTGTCGGCAAATGTCTGACTATTACAGTCAAAAGCCACTGCCAGCGCGTTAACGCTGAAATCACGAAGGGAGAGATCGGCCTCAATAGAGGTGGTTCCTTCTCGAAACTGACTGACATCAAGATTAAACGCGCCTCGCACCACCCTGGCCACTCCTTCTGCTGTAGACAGAGGAACAAAGGCCGCTCCCAGGAACGCTGCCAGTTCACGGGCATAATCCAAGGCACCAGAGGCAATAGTCAAATCCAAGTCCGCCGGGACACGACCAAGTACCCAGTCTCGCACCGCACCACCACTGAAATACACCGGAAGTGCCCGGCGACGCCCGACAACAGCTACGGCACGAACAATATCAGTCGGCAGTGCGGCAAGAGCAGTACCGGGCAAGAACCGAATCTTTACTTGACTTTCCTCCTGAGAAAATGACATAGTCTTCATGTAACAGCTACTCAGGTTAACGGTTATCAGTTATCGGTTTACGGTTACGATAAGTCATGATGTCAGTGAGTACTCAGCCAGAGGCAGGATCACTCACCCTCAACTGTCAACTACAAACCGACAACCTGAGTACACTTCCTTCACCCTTCAGGCTAATCCCCACGCTGTCTGCAAACCAAATGAAATCACTTCCTATCCAACGCGTCCCTATTTCCCTGATCGACCGCAACGATCACACCTTCAGCCTCATGCCCTTTGATGACCCGCCCAGCAAGGAACTAACCAAGCACATCGTCCACAGCGGCATTCTTCACCCCCCGATTCTTAAACAAACCGAATCAGGGAACTTCCTGATCGTCTCGGGAAGGAAACGGCTCAGGATCATCGGTGATCTGCTCAAGCTTGCCGCCTGCGACTGCCTGATTGTGCCGGTTGAATTTGATCCTCTTGCCACCCTGGCCCTGGCCCTGAACGAAACTCTTCTCAGCGGACCTGTCAACCCGCTAACCAAAGCAGTTTTTTTCAGCAAGGCTATAGCCCTCTGCCCACCAGAAGAAGCGGCTCGACGCTTTCTGCCCCTTTTCGGCCTTGCCCCGCACCCATACCACCTCCAGCAAATTGTGGGAATCGCCACCCTTGAGCAACCCCTGGCCTTGGCGCTCCATCAGGGCAGACTCGAGGAAAAAACCGCCATAGCCATGACCGGACTCTCCTTCCGCGACAGATTCGCCATTTTTGACTTGATCGACACTCTGCACCTCAGTGTCAGCAGCCAACGTAAACTCATCATCATCTGCCAGGATCTGGCAAAACGTCATGACACCTCAATCCACGACATCCTGGCAGCTCAAGAGTTGAGAGAAATTATCGACCACCCGGAAGCCAACGCGCCACAAAAAACTACGCAGGCAATGCAATATCTCACCAGAAAGCATGCCCCGAACTTGGCAGCGGCAGAAAAGGAGTTTTCACAATTGACCAAACGATTGAACCTGCCAAAAGGAGCTAGTCTCAGCCATTCACCATCCTATGAAAAAGACGAACTCACTCTCAGTCTGACTTTTGCAAACCAAGAGGCGCTATTGGCGGCCTGGCCAGCTCTTTTAGAATCATTAATTATGAAATATAAATAAAAAAAATCGCTTTGACTTCTATCATTTCTACTTTAGCTTTATTAAGCTTGCGGGTAAGCGGATGATAAAAGTGGCTCCTTGACCAAGCGCCCCCCGTGCCACAATCTCTCCACCATGGCGGGCCACGATTTTTTGGCAGGTCGTGAGCCCCATGCCGGTTCCCTCATATTCCCGCCGACTGTGCAGCCGTTCCAGCGGCTTAAAGATCCGCTCGGCATCACGGGGATCAAAACCAATACCGTTGTCCTGAATCAGGATCTCGTAAAAATCCTCATCATCAGCCACCCCACCCCTAAGCACCACCCTAGGCGAGGCGCCAGGCTTGCTATATTTCAGGGCATTGGCAATAATGTTTTGAAACAATTGGCGCATCTGTACCCGGTCCCCGCCCATTCTTCCCAGATCTCCAATCTCAATCAAGGCTTTACTTTCCATAATCCGCCCCTCAAGATCCTGGAGGACCTCTCGTACTAAATCATTGAGATCGATCTCTTCATAGGACTGGCCTCCGGACGTCACTTGAGACAATGACAAAAAGCCATCAACCAGCTGGCGCATATGTTCCGCTGCGGCTTTAATACGCGACAGATACTCCTTCCCCTTTTCATTGAAACAGTGAGCGTACTTATTGCCCAAGCGCTCAGTGAAAGCCCCGATCAGCATCAACGGCTCCTTTAATTCATGGGATGCCACATGGGCAAATTGATCAAGTTCCTGATTTGATGCAGAAAGCCGGGCCGTCAACTCCACCAGGGCCTGCTCAGTATGGCGGCGGACCTTAATCTCCTGTTTTAGTTTTTGGTTGACGCTCAGCAACTCGGAGGTCCGCTCGTCGACCAATTCCGCCAGACGGAAATGATGGCGCTCCAACTCGGCCTCCGCCATCTTCAAGGCCGTAATGTCTGATGAGATGCCATTGGCATACCAACGACCATTCTTAAATTCCACATAGTTGGCCCGTTCATGAATCCAGACCCAGTTCCCATCCTCCCTCAGAAAACGATATTTCACATCATACAACCCAATCTCATCGCCTCCCTCCTCTGTTGCGTCATCTAATTGCGAGCAAAACGAACGGCGTAGTGCCACACCATCAGGTAAAGAGGCATCAAAAAATCGATAATAGGCATGGCGAACCAGATCGCTGTCATTAGGATGAATGGCTCTCCGGCGGATCGAAGGGTCACCCTGCAGGGTTTCGGCGGAATAGCCATAAATACGAAACGAATTAGGGCTGACATAGACGAAATCCCCATCCTGATCAGCACGCCAGGTAACATCCGGCATGGTTTCAATCAAACACCGGTAGTGCCGATCGCGCTCGCATAATGCCCGTTCAGCCTCTAACCTAGCTGTAATATCCTGAATAATAACAATCCCGCCCACTGCCTCGCGATTAATATCACCAAGAAAAGTACCAGTGACAATTATACTGCGCGACTCTCCCTGAATCGTAATATCAACCTCAAGATCAACCCCTCCACCCTTGCCATGCAGCACCTCGTGAAGGTCACAGGCTAAGCGAAACTCGTCTCCTAAGACCTGATAGCAGTCTTCACCGATATGGTCTCTGCCAGTAACCATGAAGAATCGATCAAAGGCCTTGTTGGTTTCGAGCAGGTGAAGGTCCTGATCCACAATAAAAGCGGGCTCAGCCATTCTCTTGAAGATGGAAGAATATCGACGGCGCTCTTGCAAGACATAACGATTCGCCTCTCGCAGCTTGCGATGAAAAAACACTGTTTCCAGACGAACTGACTCAACCACAACTCCGCGCAGGAAATGCTCGTGATAGGAATCATAAACCGCTGACGATACCCCAGTTGCCGAAAGGTCATCGTCTTGGCTAGAGTGCCCCAGCAGAGTGGGAACCTGGCAGGCAATAGTAATGGCGTGACCGCAATCAAGCCCCACCCCCCGGACCAAACGGGCAAAATAACGGCCCGTATTCAGAGCCGACAACTTCAGCGCTTGGGGCAACATTGGGTGATTGTGGCAAAGAGCAATGTCTTTGACTAAGGAAGAAAGCAGAGAAACAAATAGATTAGCGGGAGGATCGCAGGCAGGGCCTACCTCCTTACGAACTCTGCCGACAAGTTCCTTGCTGACTGCAGCAAGCCTGGCAGAGGAGAGGGGAATGGATCGTTTTGAGTCAGGACAAGTCATCACTCTCCTTGACAATCAGCACCGGCTACAATCCTTTTGGACTCAGGAAATTCTAATACATCTGGATCGAGCGTAGGCTTACGCGCCCCCTAAATGACCGGGACATATACAACTGTAACAATAAGTTGACTACTCAGGTTAACGGTAATCAGTTATCGGTTTGCGGTTAAAAGAATGTAAACGTTCACAGGACACCCCGTCTGCTTTGTTAGCGGCCTGCTCATGTGCAACTAGCACACTTCGCAGACCGCTTTCGCGCATCTGGGGCACCCGGTAAACGTTTACAGTCCGGTGAAATCCGCACGTTCAACGCTTCTGGTGAACGATTACCAATCATACATCACGTAGATACATGATGTCAGTGCGTACTCCGCCATTGGTAGGGTTCGTTAACCGTCAACTGTCAACCGTAAACTGATACCTTAAACAATTACTGTTCATAACAAAACGCTCAAAACTGCCCTACCATAATCACACAGCTCCTGATGGTCCGGTACTCCCATAATCCTTCCGTTGTCGTTCCTTCAACAGGATACGAAGCGAGGTGGAGTCCAGACCCAGCTCCGAGCGGAACTGGTTGACCAGAAAGCGGTAATACGAAAAATGCACCCCTTTCGGGTAATTGACATAGACGGCAAAGGTCGGTGGCCGTGTCGCAACCTGAGTAGTATAATAGAACTTCAATCGTCGCCCCTGATGCAAGGCCGGGGGATGGGCTTCAACCGCCTTCTGTAGCACACGGTTCAAACGACCGGTCGTTACCTTGGTCGAGAACTGCTTGTAAATGGTATCAATCAGGCCAAAAATCTTCATCACGCCTTGACCCGTCAGGGCCGACAGGGTAACGGTTGGCGCATAACCAATAAAACGGGTGGCCATCTCAATTTCAGTACGCAGATTTTTTTGCCGCTTCGGGTCGTTTTTCAACATATCCCATTTATTAAGGACTACGAGGCAGGCCCTGCCCCGTTCAACGGAATAGCCAATGACCTTGGTATCCTGCTCAGTGATACCTTCTTCGGCATCGATCAGGATCAAAACGATATCGCAGTCCTCCATTGAGCGCAAGGCCCGCATCACCGAGAACTTCTCGATCTTGGCCGAAACCTTGCCCTTGCGCCTGATCCCGGCAGTATCGATCAGGAGGTATTGTTGCCCATGACGCTCAAGGAGAGTATCCACAGAATCCCGGGTCGTGCCGGGAACGTCGGATACCACCATCCGTTCTTCGCCGAGCAGACGGTTAACCAAGGAGGATTTACCAACGTTGGGCCGACCGATAAAGGCAAGTCGGATAGCGTCCGGCTTTAATTCATCTGGTTCCGGAACTGGCTCCTCAATCCAACTCACCATTTCGGTGAGGAAATCATTTAAACCATAGCCATGAGCGGCAGAAACCGGCCAGAGATGCGGAACTCCCAGGGAATAAAAAGACGAAAGCCGGTCATTCTCCTGAGAATAATCGTCAATCTTATTGACCACAAAGAACAGAGGCTTCTCAGTTTTACGCAACTGAGCCGTCAACTCGTAGTCATCAGGAGTCAGTCCCTCTTTTCCATCCATAATCAGGACGATGATATCAGCGTCTGCTATTGCCTGCCAGCTCTGTTCGCGGATCAGGGCGGAAATTTTGACTTCAGAAGCATCATGGCCCGAGGCAGCAGGATCAAACTCAATGCCGCCGGTATCAACCAAAATAAACATCTTACCATCAAAGACTACCCGCTCAAAATGACGGTCTCTCGTTACCCCAGGCGCCGAATCAATAATCGCTTTATTCTGCCGAGCTAAGCGATTAAAAAGTGACGATTTCCCAACATTTGGTCGTCCCACCAAAGCTACAATGTGCAATTTATTGTTCATAATACGCCATATTATCGTTTTGCCTCTCAGCGACTATCCGGCTGACAAGATCCAGAAGTACTGGATAATCGCCTGCCAGAGTCCCGGCCAGCAGCACAAACAGACGACGCAGGGCAGGATCAATGTAATTTCTAAAAAATGCCTTGCCCCGTTCCTGGGTTAAAAAGGCATAAGCGCCAAGGACCTGCAGATTACGCTGCAGGGCCACTTGATGATAGTCATCCATAAAACGTATGGGGTCAAGAGAAATGTGCGAACCAGCCCGGTGCAGATAGAGTTCGATCAACTCCTGTTTTGTCTCATCGTCAAGGAGGACGTAGGGATCGTTCAACAGAGAAGCCAGATCATAAGCCAAGGGACCGAAGCGTGCCCCCTGATAATCAATGATACGAATCTTCCCATTAACAACCATAAGGTTTCGCGACTGGTAATCACGATGAATGATCCCATTGTACGGACACTGGCTGATTCGCTCGGCCAAGAGAGCAAACTCCTGGTCAAGACCATCAGGCAACAGATTCATCCCCATAAACTTACGACAAAATTCACGGGAAAAATAATTCGACTCACGGGTAATCATCAGCTCACGGTCATAGAAGACACTATCCCAGCACCACTCCGACTGAAATCCTTCTCGCGACAAGCATTGGAAATCCGCCAGGGCCACGACCGCCTGCTGAAAAAAATCAAAAATATCCGCATCACCGTCATGAAAAGCATGAAAAAGCAGCCGATCACCCAAATCTTCAAACAGGATAGCGCCACTCTCCTGGTCATAGGTGAAAATCCTTGGCACCGGGACCCCTACATGAGCAAGATGAGTGCCGATCATATAAGCGGCATGAGCTTCGGCCCGCGCCCGAACCAGAGTCGGAGAAGAAAAGGCAGCAAGATAGGAGGCGTTTCCACAGATAATCCGGTAGAACGGCCGATCAGAACCATCTCCGGCAAGAGGTGCATAAGTCTCTGGTTCCGAATCTATTCCAGCTTGACGAAGCAAGGTGTCGATTATAGCGCGATATTTCTGATCCATTATCCTGGGAAGGGCCGCAACTTTTCGTTCCGCACACTGTCGGTCAATCGTATCATTAAAAGCTCTATGTCCTACGCCGTCACTAGGCAGTCCGTGAGACTCGAACCCGGGGCGATAACTGCGCCATCCCAAACCACCACCCTGGCAAGACTCGCTCCGTCGCCTATAATGACCCTGTCTCCAATATATCCCCAGTCCTCAAGTTTCACACCCTGCCCGATATCGACATTCTCTCCCAGCATAAAAGATGGGAGATGATCGTTCAAGAGGAACTGGTGAAGCCCTAGATAATCGTTCAAAGTACCAATATCTTGCCAAAAATGACCAGTGACTGTCATGGCTTTGATCATCCCGCCGGCCTGGAGATGCTCCTGATATCGGTCGATAATTGAATAAAAACACGAGAGAGGAATGTCATCGAGCACAATGGGATCAACAACATGAATACCGGTAAAAGCAAGGCGATGTGCTGCAGCACCACTCTCTACTGTTAACGGACCATTGGCAAACCCCAAAACTTGGCCATTTCTTACCGCAACTTTATTGAATCGGGGGTGATCCTGCATGACCATGGTAATTGGACATCTGTTCTGACCGTGCCGAACCATGACCGCCTCATAGTCAATATCGTGATAGATATCAGCGTTGGTAATCAACACCGGCTCATTGTCAAAGTGATTACGGGCCATCCTTAAGCCCCCACCGGTACCCAGCTCGATAAGCTCACGTTGAAGAATGATATCCGGCTGATCCGCCAGAATGGCCATAAGCTGATCGGCCAGATGAAAAGCGTTAACAATGATTGGCCCGAAGCCTGCAGAACGCAGTTGGCCAATAATACGAAGGATCAGCGGCTGCCCCAGGACAGGGAAAAGAGGTTTAGGCCGGAGCAAGGAATAGGGCCTTAACCGTGTCCCCAATCCGGCGGCCAAGACCATGGCCTTCATGAGAACTCCAGAGTCGGCCCCTCGGCGCCTTCGACTAACCCGACAATGACGATTCCAGCCTTATTGGCCTTCATCAGGACCTCGTCACGGTCAAAGAGCAAGGACTGGCCAGCTTCAACCGCCAGCACCGCGGCCTGCGCTTCAATCATACTGTCAATGGTCTTTGGGCCGGTGGCAGGCAGATCGAACCGGAAGTCCTGATCCGGTTTTTTCATTTTAACCACCACCGCCTTGCCGCGACCCAAAGCCCCGCCCCGTTTAATGGCGGCATCTGTGCCCTCAATGGCTTCAACAGCCAACACCGTGCTGTCACGCACCACAACGCACTGGCCGATATCAAGTCGCCCGATCTCTCTGCCGACCCGCCAACCGAAACGGATATCGTCCATCTGAGCAGATGAAGGCTTTTTTTTAGTCAAAATTCCGCACGGGAAGAGTAACTCTCTGAGATACAAGGTAGACTCGACGACCCGAATCCCCTCCTCCTCCAGCGCCGTGGCAATAGCTCGAAGGATAGAGTCATCATGTTTGATATCAATTTTATTCCAGAGGGTCAGTCCTTTCAAGTCCGGCATGACATCTGAAAAAATTCGAGTTTTGGTGATCGTACCCAAAAAGGCGGCCTCACTTACTCCGTGAGTCTTGAAAAATTTAATAATCTTCCCGAGTTGACCAAGCTTGACCCAACAAAAGATATCGGCGATGACTTCAAGTGCGGAATCGGTCTCATTACGATGACCAACTACAACAACTTCTCGCCCTCTCGCTTTAGCGGCCTGAGCAAAAAGCAGCGGGAACTGGCCCCCACCGGCGATGATTCCTATCCGATCACTCGGCATCAAACTTGCGCACCACACCAAAACGGTTAGGCGCCTTCATAAAGGTAACCAGCTCAACCACCAACCGGCACTCAGAGAACTCGGCCAAAACTATGTCCAGGGCCTCGCTCAGCACCAACTCGGTTCGAAAAATCGAGACAAAAGCTTTGGCTAAGGCGGCAATATCCTCGGCAGCATAACCGCTGCGCCGTAAACCAATTTTATTGATTCCAGTAATTCGCAGATAATCACGAATACCAGAAGCAATAACAAAGGGAGGAACATCCTTACTGATCCCTGACATACCGCCAATATAAGAATGAGCCCCAACCCGGCTGAACTGGTGAATTGCCACCATCCCGCCGAGATTGACATGATCACCGACTGAAACATGACCGCCCAATGTCCCGCCATTCGCCATAATAACATGGTTTCCAACTATGCAGTCATGGGCAATATGGCAATAGGCCATGATCATATTGCTATTACCTACAGTGGTTACTCCCCGGCCAGTGACTGTCCCCCGATGAATGGAGACGTACTCGCGGATCTGATTATCATCACCAATAACAAGTTCTGTCTCTTCACCATTGTACTTTAAGTCCTGCGGCGGCGCTCCGATACTGGCGAAAGAGTGAATACTATTTCGCTTACCAATGGTAGCGGAGCCTGAGATGACTGCGTGAGCGCCTACTTCCGTACCGTCTCCGATAACTACGCCCTTTTCAATAATGGCATATGGACCAACGGTTACCGAAGCGCCCAATTCTGCGCCTGGATCAACAATTGCGGATGGATGAATAGTCATAATAGTAGAAAAATCTGTGCCAGTATGAGAGCTTTTTTCAAGCTCGATCGTAGCAATAAAGGACAATAGAAAAGTTAACCCCATCAAATGAAAAAGGATAAAAAGCACAAAGTCTCATCCATTCAACTCTTCATGGGACTAACAGCACAAAAAATCACCGGTGGTCTTCCTACACGCACCGCCGGCACTACTTTTGGTTCAGCCGAATGTTGCCATGAGTATCGCCTCAGCCACCAGTTTTCCATCCACAAAAGCCTTCCCTTCCATATTCCACAAGCTCAGCTTCCGCTTGATGGTCCTGACCTCAAAGATCAATTGGTCACCCGGGCTTACCTTTTGACGGAAACGGACTTTATCAAGACCGGCAAAATAGACAAGTTTGGTGCCGACATAATCCTTCATGGTCGTATAGGCCAAAATCGCCGCACTCTGAGCCATTCCCTCCAGGATCAAAACCCCCGGCATTACGGGCAGCACCGGAAAATGCCCCTGAAAGAACGGTTCATTGATGGTGACGTTCTTTAGTGATTTAATCTTCTCCCCAGTGACCACTTCCAACACCCGATCGACCATCACAAAAGGATAGCGATGCGGCAACAATCTCAAAATTTCTACAATATCAAAAGATTCAATCTCTGAAGTCATATCTTCTCCTATTCGATAATCCACGCTGGCAACTGACCAAGAAGGACAGCCTCTGCCAACCGGCAACTGGTCGTTGTCAACCTGAGTCGTCACCTATTTTTCCATCAGATC from Desulfobulbaceae bacterium carries:
- a CDS encoding LpxI family protein; its protein translation is MPSDRIGIIAGGGQFPLLFAQAAKARGREVVVVGHRNETDSALEVIADIFCWVKLGQLGKIIKFFKTHGVSEAAFLGTITKTRIFSDVMPDLKGLTLWNKIDIKHDDSILRAIATALEEEGIRVVESTLYLRELLFPCGILTKKKPSSAQMDDIRFGWRVGREIGRLDIGQCVVVRDSTVLAVEAIEGTDAAIKRGGALGRGKAVVVKMKKPDQDFRFDLPATGPKTIDSMIEAQAAVLAVEAGQSLLFDRDEVLMKANKAGIVIVGLVEGAEGPTLEFS
- a CDS encoding phosphotransferase; amino-acid sequence: MDQKYRAIIDTLLRQAGIDSEPETYAPLAGDGSDRPFYRIICGNASYLAAFSSPTLVRARAEAHAAYMIGTHLAHVGVPVPRIFTYDQESGAILFEDLGDRLLFHAFHDGDADIFDFFQQAVVALADFQCLSREGFQSEWCWDSVFYDRELMITRESNYFSREFCRKFMGMNLLPDGLDQEFALLAERISQCPYNGIIHRDYQSRNLMVVNGKIRIIDYQGARFGPLAYDLASLLNDPYVLLDDETKQELIELYLHRAGSHISLDPIRFMDDYHQVALQRNLQVLGAYAFLTQERGKAFFRNYIDPALRRLFVLLAGTLAGDYPVLLDLVSRIVAERQNDNMAYYEQ
- the lpxA gene encoding acyl-ACP--UDP-N-acetylglucosamine O-acyltransferase, whose amino-acid sequence is MTIHPSAIVDPGAELGASVTVGPYAIIEKGVVIGDGTEVGAHAVISGSATIGKRNSIHSFASIGAPPQDLKYNGEETELVIGDDNQIREYVSIHRGTVTGRGVTTVGNSNMIMAYCHIAHDCIVGNHVIMANGGTLGGHVSVGDHVNLGGMVAIHQFSRVGAHSYIGGMSGISKDVPPFVIASGIRDYLRITGINKIGLRRSGYAAEDIAALAKAFVSIFRTELVLSEALDIVLAEFSECRLVVELVTFMKAPNRFGVVRKFDAE
- the fabZ gene encoding 3-hydroxyacyl-ACP dehydratase FabZ → MTSEIESFDIVEILRLLPHRYPFVMVDRVLEVVTGEKIKSLKNVTINEPFFQGHFPVLPVMPGVLILEGMAQSAAILAYTTMKDYVGTKLVYFAGLDKVRFRQKVSPGDQLIFEVRTIKRKLSLWNMEGKAFVDGKLVAEAILMATFG
- a CDS encoding ribosome biogenesis GTPase Der encodes the protein MNNKLHIVALVGRPNVGKSSLFNRLARQNKAIIDSAPGVTRDRHFERVVFDGKMFILVDTGGIEFDPAASGHDASEVKISALIREQSWQAIADADIIVLIMDGKEGLTPDDYELTAQLRKTEKPLFFVVNKIDDYSQENDRLSSFYSLGVPHLWPVSAAHGYGLNDFLTEMVSWIEEPVPEPDELKPDAIRLAFIGRPNVGKSSLVNRLLGEERMVVSDVPGTTRDSVDTLLERHGQQYLLIDTAGIRRKGKVSAKIEKFSVMRALRSMEDCDIVLILIDAEEGITEQDTKVIGYSVERGRACLVVLNKWDMLKNDPKRQKNLRTEIEMATRFIGYAPTVTLSALTGQGVMKIFGLIDTIYKQFSTKVTTGRLNRVLQKAVEAHPPALHQGRRLKFYYTTQVATRPPTFAVYVNYPKGVHFSYYRFLVNQFRSELGLDSTSLRILLKERQRKDYGSTGPSGAV
- a CDS encoding HD domain-containing protein — its product is MKTMSFSQEESQVKIRFLPGTALAALPTDIVRAVAVVGRRRALPVYFSGGAVRDWVLGRVPADLDLTIASGALDYARELAAFLGAAFVPLSTAEGVARVVRGAFNLDVSQFREGTTSIEADLSLRDFSVNALAVAFDCNSQTFADNGRIIDPLDGLADIDGKLIRQAYPQAFSADPLRMIRAYRFQAALNWCVDQDTSEAVIRQAHLIRQVSGERIAAEFDLLLTSNLAYQSISGMAETGLLFHILPELQSAIGLEQPSSHHLDVFGHSLETLRQIELIVRSPENFFHSLTDEMMLYLQEPRQKIRLYYAALFHDLGKTITSDDKEGRITFYNHDEVGVGLFLNIARRLRLSNEDTRRIGQMIKQHMWPFHLQNAQIRTGVTPKAILKLGKAAGDDLVGLFILVMADSLAGQGPGKPMGMEEGVAALFDTVFSAYQGQIKPLIAAPLLTGDDLIQEFNLTPGPVFKRILDGLLEVRVVTPEMTRAEALDWVRDYCCQEEKSL
- a CDS encoding PAS domain S-box protein, which encodes MTCPDSKRSIPLSSARLAAVSKELVGRVRKEVGPACDPPANLFVSLLSSLVKDIALCHNHPMLPQALKLSALNTGRYFARLVRGVGLDCGHAITIACQVPTLLGHSSQDDDLSATGVSSAVYDSYHEHFLRGVVVESVRLETVFFHRKLREANRYVLQERRRYSSIFKRMAEPAFIVDQDLHLLETNKAFDRFFMVTGRDHIGEDCYQVLGDEFRLACDLHEVLHGKGGGVDLEVDITIQGESRSIIVTGTFLGDINREAVGGIVIIQDITARLEAERALCERDRHYRCLIETMPDVTWRADQDGDFVYVSPNSFRIYGYSAETLQGDPSIRRRAIHPNDSDLVRHAYYRFFDASLPDGVALRRSFCSQLDDATEEGGDEIGLYDVKYRFLREDGNWVWIHERANYVEFKNGRWYANGISSDITALKMAEAELERHHFRLAELVDERTSELLSVNQKLKQEIKVRRHTEQALVELTARLSASNQELDQFAHVASHELKEPLMLIGAFTERLGNKYAHCFNEKGKEYLSRIKAAAEHMRQLVDGFLSLSQVTSGGQSYEEIDLNDLVREVLQDLEGRIMESKALIEIGDLGRMGGDRVQMRQLFQNIIANALKYSKPGASPRVVLRGGVADDEDFYEILIQDNGIGFDPRDAERIFKPLERLHSRREYEGTGMGLTTCQKIVARHGGEIVARGALGQGATFIIRLPASLIKLK
- a CDS encoding NDP-sugar synthase, whose product is MKAMVLAAGLGTRLRPYSLLRPKPLFPVLGQPLILRIIGQLRSAGFGPIIVNAFHLADQLMAILADQPDIILQRELIELGTGGGLRMARNHFDNEPVLITNADIYHDIDYEAVMVRHGQNRCPITMVMQDHPRFNKVAVRNGQVLGFANGPLTVESGAAAHRLAFTGIHVVDPIVLDDIPLSCFYSIIDRYQEHLQAGGMIKAMTVTGHFWQDIGTLNDYLGLHQFLLNDHLPSFMLGENVDIGQGVKLEDWGYIGDRVIIGDGASLARVVVWDGAVIAPGSSLTDCLVTA